In Elusimicrobiota bacterium, a single genomic region encodes these proteins:
- the meaB gene encoding methylmalonyl Co-A mutase-associated GTPase MeaB: MTRKITGAVWARRVLRGEVRAAAGLMRDLDDGVPAAQAVLRKLYAAAGRAHVVGLTGPAGCGKSTLADALVASARGQGLSVGVVAVDPTSHISGGAVLGDRVRMQRHARDEKVFIRSLASRGSLGGLSRSVFATVTVMDAMGKDLILVETAGVGQDGVKVAGAAHTVLVVLAPGMGDEIQAIKAGVLEIGDIYVVNKCDRPGCEALLRGLRWALEGKACEVVKTCALSGAGIGRLFGCVGAHRCALRAGGGWAERSRGMARAAFLERLETGCKELLSERLKSEGTLRKLLEDLASRRTDPDSAARRVLRDMARTGGRR; the protein is encoded by the coding sequence ATGACGCGAAAAATCACGGGCGCGGTCTGGGCGCGGCGCGTGCTGCGGGGCGAGGTCCGGGCCGCGGCCGGACTTATGCGGGACCTGGACGACGGCGTCCCGGCCGCGCAGGCGGTCTTGCGCAAGCTCTACGCGGCGGCGGGCCGGGCCCACGTGGTGGGCCTCACCGGGCCCGCGGGCTGCGGGAAGTCCACTTTGGCCGACGCTTTGGTCGCCTCGGCGCGCGGCCAAGGCCTCAGCGTCGGCGTGGTGGCCGTGGACCCCACCAGCCACATCAGCGGCGGGGCCGTGCTGGGCGACCGCGTGCGCATGCAGCGTCATGCCCGCGACGAGAAGGTCTTCATCCGCTCTTTGGCCAGCCGCGGCAGCCTGGGCGGCCTGTCGCGCTCGGTCTTCGCTACCGTGACGGTCATGGACGCCATGGGCAAGGACCTCATCCTCGTCGAGACCGCGGGCGTGGGGCAGGACGGGGTCAAGGTGGCCGGCGCGGCGCATACCGTCCTGGTGGTGCTGGCCCCCGGCATGGGCGACGAGATCCAGGCCATCAAGGCGGGAGTGCTGGAGATCGGCGACATCTATGTGGTCAATAAATGCGATCGGCCGGGCTGCGAGGCTCTGCTGCGGGGCCTGCGCTGGGCGCTGGAAGGCAAGGCGTGCGAAGTGGTCAAGACTTGCGCGCTCTCCGGCGCCGGGATCGGCCGGCTCTTCGGGTGCGTCGGCGCGCACCGCTGCGCGCTGCGGGCCGGCGGGGGGTGGGCGGAGCGCTCGCGCGGCATGGCCCGGGCGGCTTTCCTGGAGCGGCTGGAGACCGGCTGCAAAGAGCTGCTCTCGGAAAGGCTGAAGAGCGAAGGAACTCTGCGCAAGCTCCTGGAGGACCTGGCCAGCCGGCGCACGGACCCGGACTCCGCGGCGCGGCGGGTCCTGCGGGACATGGCCAGGACAGGGGGGCGAAGATGA
- a CDS encoding enoyl-CoA hydratase-related protein yields the protein MEYETIKLEKRGKVAEVRLNRPEVRNAFNAAMVREVREVFAALASDASVRAVVIVGEGKSFCAGVDLKWLGGGVDLPREKHLAETMDIARMFRAIYDLDKPVLAGAQGTTLGGGVGFLGVADIVFAAQDAVFGLSEVKIGVVPACISPYLLLRAARPSRLKELFISGKRFNAQEGRSVGLVDYVVESGKLVQEVRDMASSFLDAGPRAQGVCKELFRRVPGMPLDEAMRYTAEVLADVKTGEEARRGIAAFLQKKEIRWD from the coding sequence ATGGAATACGAGACCATAAAACTTGAGAAGAGGGGCAAGGTCGCCGAGGTGCGGCTCAACAGGCCCGAAGTGCGCAACGCCTTCAACGCGGCCATGGTGCGCGAGGTGCGCGAGGTTTTCGCGGCCCTGGCCTCCGACGCATCGGTGCGCGCCGTCGTCATCGTGGGCGAGGGCAAGTCCTTCTGCGCGGGCGTGGACTTGAAGTGGCTCGGCGGCGGGGTGGACTTGCCGCGCGAGAAGCACCTGGCCGAGACCATGGACATCGCGCGCATGTTCCGCGCGATCTACGATCTCGACAAACCCGTGCTGGCCGGGGCCCAGGGCACGACTTTGGGCGGCGGCGTGGGCTTCCTCGGCGTGGCGGACATCGTGTTCGCGGCCCAGGACGCGGTCTTCGGCTTGAGCGAGGTCAAGATCGGCGTGGTGCCGGCCTGCATCTCGCCCTACCTCCTCCTGCGCGCGGCTCGGCCCAGCCGCCTCAAGGAGCTCTTCATCAGCGGCAAACGATTCAACGCCCAGGAAGGCCGATCCGTAGGGCTGGTGGACTACGTCGTCGAATCCGGCAAGCTCGTCCAGGAAGTCCGGGACATGGCCTCCTCCTTCCTCGATGCGGGCCCCCGGGCGCAGGGGGTCTGCAAGGAGCTCTTCCGCAGGGTGCCGGGGATGCCCCTCGACGAGGCCATGCGCTACACCGCCGAAGTCTTGGCGGACGTCAAGACGGGCGAGGAGGCTCGGCGCGGCATCGCCGCCTTCCTGCAGAAAAAGGAGATCCGCTGGGACTGA
- a CDS encoding methylmalonyl-CoA mutase family protein, with protein MTTKTAVAPRPETEPCRTRRRIRVVTATALFDGHDAAINIMRRILQATGAEVIHLGHNRSAREVADCAVQEDAAAVAVTSYQGGHMEFFKFMLDLLRERGCGHIKVFGGGGGVILPREMEALHDYGVARIYSPDDGRQLGLQGMINDLLRACDLPARGLKAVTPERIAKRDPAALARLISAVEDSPAEAKALLARLARGGPAAPVLGVTGTGGSGKSSLIDELLRRFLNDFPERTVAIVSVDPSKRKTGGALLGDRIRMNAIDSPRVYMRSMATRDQASGLPACIDGVLAVLQAAGFDLIVLETPGIGQSDTAVVDHSDVSLYVMTPEFGAPTQLEKIGMMDYADLVAINKADKRGADDALRDVKKQYAYSRRQGSAAGADAPVFATRASQFADQGVDRLYRALLVRLADISGWGLEAAGASVEEARDHVPIIPTDRVRYLAEISQTVRGYNRWAQEQADAAARVQALRQAAESVPCDGRLETAGREAEQRLESANLKALEGWVDKAACYRGEEFVYEVRGKAVRVKTGEQSLSGLRIPKVGLPRCQGWGDLLRWMLKENLPGEFPYAAGVFPFRREGEDPTRMFAGEGGPERTNRRFHYLSRGMAAKRLSTAFDAVTLYGSDPDLRPDIYGKLGNSGVSVACLDDAKRLYSGFDLADPRTSVSMTINGPAPVMAAYFMNAAVDQQCELHIRREGKERQLREKIARFYRSRGLKAPAYHGRFPESHDGLGLLLLGMTGDQVLPPEVYARIKADTLAVVRGTVQADILKEDQAQNTCIYAIDFALKLMGDVQEYFISNQVRNFYSVSISGYHIAEAGANPITQLAFTLANGFTYVEHYLSRGMPIDAFAPNLSFFFSSGMDPEYSVIGRVARLIWAKAMKRRYGANAQSQRLKYHCQTSGRSLHSQDIEFNDIRTTLQAFGAIYDNCNSLHTNAYDEAITTPTEESVRRALAVQLIINREYGLTKNQNSLQGSFIIEELTDLVEEAVLGEFERLSERGGALGAMETAYQRGKIQEESLRYESLKHSGQIPIMGVNTFLSPHGSPTARPKEVTRAAPAEMQRQIRTLRDLHKAQADRAPALLQELRRCALGNENVFAALMEAAKACSLGQITGTLFETGGEYRRSL; from the coding sequence ATGACGACAAAGACAGCGGTCGCGCCTAGGCCCGAGACCGAGCCTTGCCGGACCCGGCGCCGCATCCGCGTGGTGACCGCCACCGCGCTCTTCGACGGGCACGACGCGGCCATCAACATCATGCGCCGCATACTCCAGGCCACCGGCGCGGAGGTCATCCACCTCGGCCACAACCGCTCCGCGCGCGAGGTGGCGGACTGCGCGGTCCAGGAAGACGCGGCGGCCGTGGCCGTGACCTCCTACCAGGGCGGCCACATGGAGTTCTTCAAGTTCATGCTCGATCTGCTGCGCGAGCGCGGCTGCGGCCACATCAAGGTTTTCGGCGGCGGGGGCGGGGTGATCCTGCCCAGGGAGATGGAGGCCCTGCACGACTACGGCGTGGCCCGCATCTACTCCCCGGACGACGGCCGCCAACTCGGCCTGCAGGGCATGATCAACGACCTCCTGCGCGCCTGCGACCTGCCGGCCCGCGGGCTCAAGGCCGTCACCCCCGAGCGCATCGCCAAGCGCGACCCGGCGGCCTTGGCCAGGCTCATCTCCGCCGTGGAGGACTCTCCGGCGGAGGCCAAAGCCCTGCTCGCGCGCCTGGCGCGCGGGGGTCCGGCGGCCCCGGTGCTCGGAGTCACGGGCACGGGCGGCTCAGGCAAGTCATCCCTTATAGACGAGCTCCTGCGCCGCTTCCTCAACGATTTCCCGGAGCGCACCGTGGCCATCGTGTCCGTGGACCCTTCCAAGCGCAAGACCGGCGGGGCCCTTTTGGGCGACCGCATCCGGATGAACGCCATAGACTCGCCCCGCGTCTACATGCGCTCCATGGCCACGCGCGACCAGGCCTCCGGCCTGCCCGCCTGCATCGACGGCGTGCTCGCGGTCCTGCAGGCGGCCGGCTTCGACCTCATCGTCCTGGAGACCCCGGGCATCGGGCAGTCGGACACCGCGGTGGTGGACCACAGCGACGTCTCCCTCTACGTCATGACCCCGGAGTTCGGGGCCCCCACCCAGCTCGAGAAGATCGGCATGATGGACTACGCCGACCTGGTGGCCATCAACAAAGCCGACAAGCGCGGCGCCGACGACGCCCTGCGCGACGTCAAGAAGCAGTACGCCTACAGCCGCCGCCAGGGCTCGGCCGCCGGCGCGGACGCGCCGGTGTTCGCGACCCGGGCCTCCCAGTTCGCGGACCAGGGCGTGGACCGGCTCTATCGGGCCCTGCTGGTGCGGCTTGCCGACATCTCCGGCTGGGGCCTCGAGGCCGCCGGGGCCTCCGTGGAGGAGGCCCGGGACCACGTCCCCATCATCCCCACGGACCGCGTGCGCTACCTGGCCGAGATCAGCCAGACCGTCCGAGGCTACAACCGCTGGGCGCAAGAGCAGGCCGACGCGGCGGCGAGGGTTCAGGCCCTGCGCCAGGCCGCGGAATCTGTCCCTTGCGACGGGCGCCTTGAGACGGCGGGCCGGGAAGCGGAGCAGCGCCTCGAGTCGGCCAACCTCAAGGCCCTGGAGGGCTGGGTCGATAAGGCCGCCTGCTACCGCGGCGAGGAGTTCGTCTACGAGGTGCGCGGCAAGGCGGTCCGTGTCAAGACCGGCGAGCAGTCCCTCTCCGGACTGCGCATACCCAAGGTCGGCCTGCCGCGCTGCCAGGGTTGGGGGGACCTCCTGCGCTGGATGCTCAAGGAGAACCTGCCCGGCGAGTTCCCCTACGCGGCCGGGGTGTTCCCGTTCCGGCGCGAGGGCGAGGACCCCACGCGCATGTTCGCGGGCGAGGGCGGGCCGGAGCGGACCAACCGGCGCTTCCACTACCTCTCCCGGGGCATGGCCGCCAAGCGCCTCTCCACCGCCTTCGACGCCGTGACCCTTTACGGCTCCGACCCGGACCTCCGGCCCGACATCTACGGCAAGCTGGGCAACTCGGGCGTGTCCGTGGCCTGCCTCGACGACGCCAAGCGCCTCTACTCCGGCTTCGACCTGGCCGACCCGCGCACCTCGGTGTCCATGACCATCAACGGCCCGGCCCCGGTCATGGCCGCCTATTTCATGAACGCGGCCGTGGACCAGCAGTGCGAGCTGCACATCCGGCGCGAGGGCAAGGAGCGCCAGTTGCGCGAGAAGATCGCGCGCTTCTACCGGAGCCGGGGCCTCAAGGCGCCCGCCTACCACGGCCGCTTCCCCGAGAGCCACGACGGGCTGGGCCTGCTGCTGCTGGGCATGACCGGAGACCAGGTCCTGCCTCCCGAGGTCTACGCGCGCATCAAGGCCGACACCTTGGCCGTGGTGCGCGGCACGGTGCAGGCCGACATCCTCAAGGAGGACCAGGCCCAGAACACCTGCATCTACGCCATCGACTTCGCCCTCAAGCTCATGGGCGACGTGCAGGAGTACTTCATCTCCAACCAGGTGCGCAACTTCTACTCCGTGTCCATCTCGGGCTATCACATCGCGGAGGCCGGGGCCAACCCCATCACGCAGCTGGCCTTCACCTTGGCCAACGGCTTCACCTACGTGGAGCACTACCTCTCGCGGGGCATGCCCATCGACGCCTTCGCGCCCAACCTGTCCTTCTTCTTCTCCAGCGGCATGGACCCGGAGTATTCGGTCATCGGCCGGGTGGCGCGGCTCATCTGGGCCAAGGCCATGAAGCGGCGCTACGGGGCCAACGCGCAGTCGCAGAGGCTCAAGTACCACTGCCAGACCTCGGGCCGCTCCCTGCACAGCCAGGACATCGAGTTCAACGACATCCGCACCACTTTGCAGGCGTTTGGCGCGATCTACGACAACTGCAACTCTTTGCACACCAACGCCTACGATGAGGCCATCACCACGCCGACCGAGGAGTCGGTGCGCCGGGCCCTGGCCGTGCAGCTCATCATCAACCGCGAGTACGGCCTGACCAAGAACCAGAACTCCCTGCAAGGCTCCTTCATCATCGAGGAGCTCACCGACCTGGTGGAGGAAGCCGTGCTGGGCGAGTTCGAGCGCTTGAGCGAGCGCGGCGGGGCTCTGGGCGCCATGGAGACGGCCTACCAGCGCGGCAAGATCCAGGAGGAGTCCCTGCGCTACGAGTCCCTCAAGCACAGCGGGCAGATCCCCATCATGGGGGTCAACACCTTCCTCTCGCCCCACGGCTCGCCCACCGCCCGGCCCAAGGAGGTCACCCGGGCCGCGCCGGCCGAGATGCAGCGGCAGATACGGACCCTGCGCGACCTGCACAAGGCCCAGGCGGACCGCGCCCCGGCTCTGCTGCAGGAGCTGCGCCGCTGCGCTTTGGGCAATGAGAACGTGTTCGCGGCCCTCATGGAGGCGGCCAAGGCCTGCTCTTTGGGGCAGATCACCGGGACTCTATTCGAGACCGGAGGGGAGTACCGGCGCAGCCTGTGA
- a CDS encoding (Fe-S)-binding protein — protein sequence MHWHAADAVVVGIALPISLAVFSRAVYRKTRLLQALAPVPDPVADHPRRIQEFLTIFLGQKKLFQDPVPGLMHALIFWGFCALLLRALTLFGMALGGGFGFHLPFLGPDALLGRAYGVVKDGANIAVTLMILLALFRRYIQRVKRLRNTGEALFVLLMILTLMLSDMLFSAALSGKAPAAAGHAALWVHCLGILVFLAYLPTGKHMHILTSAFNVYLRPLHRGGRLTKLDLADEKVDVFGTPHVDQLTGKDGLDLYSCTECGRCNEACPANGVGKKLAPREIITAQKDCLKREAGRLINGKGGEPEELAPASVTPEEFWACTTCQACEQACPVSISHVQRINSLRRSEVLMQARFPAEVRRAFKGLENNSNPWGLGAAKRAEWAKGLDLPLWRQAPAEYLLYFGCAASLDDRAVKVSRSLVSLLKKAGVSFAVLGEEELCCGETARRLGEEALGQSLVEQNTALLNELKVKKILTPCPHCFNTFKNEYPDFGGSFEVLHHTRLLQGLVLQGKLKPKSGPDTRVVIHDSCYLGRANGVYDPARELLAAVGGAQAVEPSRCRETGFCCGAGGGLFWVEEKGPRVNHERVRQLHQTKASVIATSCPYCLSMLETGVKDQSLENLAVKDLAEILEAAL from the coding sequence ATGCATTGGCACGCAGCCGACGCGGTCGTCGTAGGCATCGCCCTTCCTATCTCTCTGGCAGTGTTCAGCCGCGCGGTCTACCGAAAGACCAGGCTCCTCCAGGCTCTCGCCCCGGTCCCTGATCCGGTCGCGGACCACCCCCGGCGCATCCAGGAGTTCCTGACCATCTTCCTCGGCCAGAAGAAGCTCTTCCAGGACCCCGTGCCCGGCCTCATGCACGCCCTCATATTCTGGGGCTTCTGCGCTTTGCTCCTGCGGGCCCTCACCCTCTTCGGCATGGCTTTGGGCGGGGGCTTCGGGTTCCACCTCCCCTTCCTCGGTCCCGACGCGCTGCTCGGCCGGGCCTACGGCGTGGTCAAGGACGGCGCCAACATCGCGGTCACGCTCATGATCCTCTTGGCCCTTTTCCGCCGCTACATCCAGCGCGTCAAGCGCCTGCGCAACACCGGCGAGGCCCTCTTCGTCCTGCTCATGATCCTCACCCTCATGCTCAGCGACATGCTCTTCTCCGCCGCTTTGAGCGGCAAGGCCCCGGCCGCGGCCGGCCACGCCGCTCTCTGGGTCCACTGCTTAGGCATCCTGGTCTTCTTGGCCTACCTGCCCACGGGCAAGCACATGCACATCCTCACCTCCGCCTTCAACGTTTACCTACGGCCGCTGCATCGCGGCGGCAGGCTCACCAAGCTCGACCTCGCCGACGAGAAAGTAGACGTCTTCGGCACGCCCCATGTCGATCAGCTCACTGGGAAGGACGGCCTGGACCTTTACAGCTGCACCGAGTGCGGCCGCTGCAACGAGGCCTGCCCGGCCAACGGCGTGGGCAAGAAGCTCGCTCCGCGCGAGATCATCACCGCGCAGAAGGACTGCCTCAAGCGCGAGGCCGGCCGCCTCATCAACGGCAAGGGCGGGGAGCCCGAGGAGTTGGCGCCCGCCTCGGTCACGCCGGAGGAGTTCTGGGCCTGCACCACCTGCCAGGCCTGCGAGCAGGCCTGCCCGGTGAGCATCTCCCACGTGCAGCGCATCAACTCCCTGCGGCGCAGCGAGGTGCTCATGCAGGCGCGCTTCCCGGCCGAGGTCAGGCGCGCTTTCAAGGGCCTGGAGAACAACTCCAACCCCTGGGGCCTCGGCGCGGCCAAGCGCGCGGAGTGGGCCAAGGGGCTGGACCTGCCCCTCTGGCGCCAGGCTCCGGCCGAGTACCTGCTCTACTTCGGCTGCGCGGCCAGTCTCGACGACCGGGCCGTCAAGGTCAGCCGCAGCCTGGTCTCCTTGCTCAAGAAGGCCGGAGTCTCGTTCGCCGTGCTGGGAGAGGAGGAGCTCTGCTGCGGCGAGACCGCGCGGCGCCTCGGCGAGGAGGCTTTGGGCCAGTCCTTGGTCGAGCAGAACACGGCCCTGCTCAACGAGCTCAAGGTCAAGAAGATCCTCACCCCTTGCCCCCACTGCTTCAACACCTTCAAGAACGAATACCCCGACTTCGGCGGGAGCTTCGAGGTCCTGCACCACACCCGACTGCTCCAGGGCCTGGTCCTGCAGGGCAAGCTCAAGCCCAAGTCCGGGCCCGACACGCGGGTCGTTATCCACGATTCTTGCTATCTGGGCCGCGCCAACGGCGTGTACGACCCGGCGCGGGAACTCCTGGCAGCGGTGGGCGGCGCGCAGGCCGTGGAGCCCTCGCGTTGCCGCGAGACCGGCTTCTGCTGCGGCGCCGGGGGAGGCCTCTTCTGGGTGGAGGAGAAAGGCCCGCGCGTCAACCATGAGCGGGTGCGCCAGCTCCACCAGACCAAGGCTTCAGTCATCGCCACCTCCTGTCCGTATTGCCTGAGCATGCTGGAGACCGGCGTGAAGGACCAGAGCCTGGAGAACCTCGCGGTCAAGGACCTGGCGGAGATATTGGAGGCAGCGCTATGA
- a CDS encoding 3-ketoacyl-CoA thiolase has translation MNKLRRKVFLAAGCNTVSMGSGRKEFHPKKPRPGLEDYIREAGQGVLKRIGGAAKVDEGVIGNFMAGRFNSQGNLAALIPMIDEALLWKPCTRVEGACCSGALALMSGIKSVLAETAEVSLCLGVEVQNTVKAVYGADILATAGWSQERKAGHAYFFPGKFSDRAGAYFAKHGRQRTRQAMARWYRNAVENARLCPTAQEHHNTTKDLEALALTEPDPRNFVEHLNVYDCSKVSDGASAIAIVSEEGLKRAGIPKNEAVEVVGWGQVEADLTKPPADLTALETTRRAAAQALESAGIKASDLATVETHDCFTIAGVLATEAIGLAKPGEGPDFVSAGETARTGKVPFNTTGGLVGWGHPTGATGVHQAVTLWEQLTGKAGANQIDIPKDRPYGLSINMGGDDKTVVALVLRRG, from the coding sequence ATGAACAAGCTCCGGCGGAAGGTCTTCCTGGCGGCTGGCTGCAACACGGTGTCCATGGGCTCGGGGCGCAAGGAGTTCCATCCCAAGAAGCCCCGGCCCGGGCTTGAGGACTACATCCGGGAGGCGGGCCAGGGGGTCTTGAAGCGCATCGGCGGCGCGGCGAAGGTTGATGAAGGCGTCATCGGCAACTTCATGGCCGGCCGCTTCAACAGCCAGGGCAACCTGGCCGCCCTTATCCCCATGATCGACGAAGCCCTGCTCTGGAAGCCCTGCACGCGCGTCGAAGGCGCTTGCTGCTCCGGCGCTCTGGCCTTGATGTCAGGCATCAAGTCCGTGCTGGCCGAGACCGCGGAGGTTTCGCTGTGCCTGGGCGTGGAGGTGCAGAACACGGTCAAGGCGGTCTACGGGGCCGACATTTTGGCCACCGCGGGCTGGAGCCAGGAGCGCAAGGCCGGGCACGCCTACTTCTTCCCGGGCAAGTTCAGCGACCGGGCCGGGGCCTATTTCGCCAAGCACGGCCGGCAGCGCACCCGCCAGGCCATGGCGCGCTGGTACCGAAACGCTGTGGAGAACGCGCGCCTGTGCCCCACGGCCCAGGAGCACCACAACACCACCAAGGACCTCGAGGCTTTGGCTTTGACCGAGCCGGACCCCAGGAATTTCGTGGAGCACTTGAACGTCTATGACTGCTCCAAGGTGTCGGACGGCGCCTCTGCCATCGCCATCGTCTCCGAGGAGGGCCTCAAGCGCGCGGGCATACCGAAGAATGAAGCCGTGGAAGTGGTGGGTTGGGGCCAGGTGGAGGCGGATCTGACCAAGCCGCCGGCCGACCTGACGGCCTTGGAGACCACGCGCCGCGCCGCGGCGCAGGCCCTGGAATCAGCGGGCATCAAGGCTTCGGATTTGGCCACGGTGGAGACGCATGACTGCTTCACCATCGCGGGTGTTCTGGCCACCGAGGCCATCGGCTTGGCCAAGCCGGGAGAAGGTCCCGACTTCGTGTCGGCCGGAGAGACCGCGCGCACAGGTAAGGTCCCGTTCAACACCACGGGCGGACTCGTGGGCTGGGGCCATCCGACGGGAGCGACGGGGGTGCACCAGGCCGTGACCTTGTGGGAGCAACTCACGGGCAAGGCCGGCGCCAACCAGATCGACATTCCCAAGGACCGGCCTTACGGGCTGTCCATCAACATGGGCGGCGACGACAAGACCGTGGTCGCCTTGGTGCTGCGCCGGGGCTGA
- a CDS encoding 3-hydroxyacyl-CoA dehydrogenase family protein yields MDYAERLEKVAVLGAAGKMGSGIVLLMAQEMADLALQPENRSLCYVLHAVDLSPKALSGLMKYLREQVRKTAEKRIVGLRRAYADRADLVENRDIIEQYVTDVLDVVRPVTVLAAAAEAGVVFEAATEDLDLKLRLLRQVAAENPKQPWVFTNTSSIPISELDAKAGLQGRIMGFHFYNPPAVQKLVELIRGQAALPEVAAFAEALAKKLRKTVVHSRDQAGFIGNGHFMRDMLHGISELERLSKEMPFVQAAYCVNRVSQDFLVRPMGIFQLVDYVGLDVCACILKVMDPRLPGQDLKSPLLEKLLALGVRGGQNHDGSQKDGFLRYEKGRSTGVYDPEAKRYVPLAEFQAVCDAKLGPLPEPALAWKTAARLPAKDKALAEFFGKLDKMSSLGAELAKRYGARSRDIGLNLVKDGVAAGPEDVNKVLLTGFFHAYGPINDYFKAKVSR; encoded by the coding sequence ATGGACTACGCTGAAAGGCTCGAAAAAGTGGCGGTGCTGGGCGCCGCGGGCAAGATGGGCAGCGGCATCGTGCTGCTCATGGCCCAGGAGATGGCGGACCTGGCTTTGCAGCCTGAGAACCGCTCCCTCTGCTACGTGCTGCACGCGGTGGACCTGTCCCCCAAGGCCCTGTCCGGGCTCATGAAGTACCTGCGCGAGCAGGTGCGCAAGACCGCGGAGAAGCGCATCGTGGGCCTGCGCCGGGCCTACGCGGACCGGGCCGACCTGGTGGAGAACCGGGACATCATCGAGCAGTATGTCACGGACGTGCTCGACGTGGTCCGGCCCGTCACGGTGCTGGCGGCCGCGGCCGAGGCCGGCGTGGTCTTCGAGGCCGCGACCGAGGACCTGGACCTCAAGCTCAGGCTGCTCAGGCAGGTCGCGGCGGAGAACCCCAAGCAGCCCTGGGTCTTCACCAACACCTCCTCGATCCCGATCTCCGAGCTCGACGCCAAGGCTGGGCTCCAGGGCCGCATCATGGGCTTCCATTTCTACAACCCGCCCGCGGTGCAGAAGCTCGTGGAGCTCATCCGCGGCCAGGCCGCTTTGCCCGAGGTGGCGGCCTTCGCCGAGGCTTTGGCCAAGAAGCTGCGCAAGACCGTGGTGCATTCCCGCGACCAGGCCGGCTTCATCGGCAACGGGCACTTCATGCGCGACATGCTCCACGGCATCTCCGAGCTGGAGAGGCTCTCGAAAGAGATGCCCTTCGTGCAGGCTGCCTACTGCGTCAACCGGGTGAGCCAGGACTTCCTGGTCCGGCCCATGGGCATCTTCCAGCTCGTGGACTACGTGGGCCTCGACGTCTGCGCGTGCATCCTCAAGGTCATGGACCCGCGCCTGCCCGGCCAGGACCTGAAGAGCCCGCTCCTGGAGAAGCTGCTGGCGCTAGGCGTGCGGGGCGGACAGAACCACGACGGCTCCCAGAAGGACGGTTTTTTGCGCTATGAGAAGGGCCGCAGCACCGGGGTCTATGACCCGGAGGCCAAGCGCTACGTCCCGCTCGCGGAGTTCCAGGCCGTCTGCGACGCCAAGCTCGGGCCCCTGCCCGAGCCGGCCCTGGCCTGGAAGACGGCCGCGCGCCTTCCCGCCAAGGATAAGGCGCTGGCCGAGTTCTTCGGCAAGCTCGACAAGATGAGCTCCTTGGGCGCGGAGCTGGCCAAGCGCTACGGCGCGCGCTCCAGGGATATCGGGCTCAACCTGGTCAAGGACGGCGTGGCCGCGGGCCCCGAGGACGTCAATAAGGTCCTGCTGACCGGCTTCTTCCACGCCTACGGACCGATCAACGACTACTTCAAGGCGAAGGTATCACGATGA
- a CDS encoding enoyl-CoA hydratase-related protein, protein MNYEILKVEKQEAVAVVTISRPQAMNALNTRFFQELDDLLAGLSQDSGLRALVLTGAGKAFVAGADIAEMADKDSRAGSEFSRVGQRTFRSLEEFLVPVIAAVNGFALGGGCELAMACDFRIASTFAKFGQPEVNLGLTPGYAGTQRLPRLVGAGNALYLLLTGELVGAEDALRLGLVQKVVAPEQLMPEALGLAKKIAAKGPKAVRLVKRLVRKGLLGSFDAGCAMESEDFGSLFGNEGAEGMKAFLEKRQPKW, encoded by the coding sequence ATGAACTACGAGATACTCAAGGTCGAGAAGCAGGAAGCCGTCGCAGTCGTGACCATCAGCCGGCCCCAGGCCATGAACGCCCTCAACACGCGCTTCTTCCAGGAGCTCGACGACCTCCTGGCGGGCCTGTCCCAGGACAGCGGCCTGCGCGCGCTGGTCCTCACCGGCGCGGGCAAGGCCTTCGTGGCGGGCGCGGACATCGCGGAGATGGCCGACAAGGACTCCCGGGCCGGCTCCGAGTTCTCGCGCGTCGGGCAGCGCACCTTCCGCAGTCTGGAGGAGTTTCTGGTGCCCGTGATCGCGGCCGTCAACGGCTTCGCTTTGGGCGGCGGCTGCGAGCTGGCCATGGCCTGCGACTTCCGCATCGCCAGCACCTTCGCCAAGTTCGGCCAGCCCGAAGTGAACCTGGGCCTCACCCCCGGCTATGCCGGCACCCAGCGCCTGCCTCGGCTGGTGGGCGCGGGCAACGCCCTTTACCTCCTGCTCACTGGCGAACTGGTCGGGGCGGAGGACGCCCTGCGCCTGGGTCTGGTGCAGAAGGTGGTGGCGCCCGAGCAGCTCATGCCCGAGGCTCTGGGCCTGGCCAAGAAGATCGCGGCCAAGGGCCCCAAGGCCGTGCGCCTGGTCAAGCGCCTGGTGCGCAAGGGACTGCTGGGCTCCTTCGACGCGGGCTGCGCGATGGAATCGGAGGACTTCGGCTCCTTGTTCGGCAACGAGGGGGCCGAGGGCATGAAGGCCTTCCTGGAAAAACGTCAACCAAAATGGTGA